One Halomonas sp. THAF5a genomic region harbors:
- a CDS encoding LysR family transcriptional regulator yields the protein MHDFNELTAFDAVMATGSLTLSARELDLAKSTLSRRISQLESRLGQPLLRRQANRLIPTEAGLLFHDYCRDMLALASRSREALAELSETISGHLTLEVHGALARCWLAPVIDAFLARHPDVELSLHAREVAPRIPDSHRLHVWLGPVPPTELRTESLGQLTRGLYAHPDYLDRHGVPSHPRALAEHAWIDLLGHSRRGLWLHHAAQGSVHFRPPRSRLDVDLTLLHVDAIARGRGIGLLPHWLVEQREAHHPGELVPCLPEWQAAPLPVSLLSAYGHQPRRVAALLDTLRRAAPAAWRAPTTAA from the coding sequence ATGCACGACTTCAACGAACTGACGGCCTTCGACGCCGTCATGGCGACGGGCAGCCTGACCCTCAGTGCCCGCGAGCTGGACCTGGCCAAGTCGACCCTGAGCCGACGCATCAGCCAGCTGGAGTCGCGCCTGGGCCAGCCGCTGCTGCGTCGTCAGGCCAACCGGCTGATTCCCACCGAGGCGGGGCTGCTGTTCCATGACTACTGCCGCGACATGCTGGCCCTGGCCAGCCGCAGCCGCGAGGCCCTGGCCGAACTCTCCGAGACGATCAGCGGCCACCTCACCCTGGAGGTCCATGGCGCCCTGGCCCGCTGCTGGCTGGCGCCGGTCATCGACGCCTTCCTGGCGCGCCATCCCGACGTGGAGCTCTCCCTGCACGCCCGGGAGGTCGCGCCCCGAATCCCCGACAGCCACCGCCTGCACGTCTGGCTCGGCCCCGTGCCGCCCACGGAACTCAGGACGGAGTCGCTCGGGCAGCTGACGCGCGGGCTCTACGCCCACCCGGACTACCTCGACCGCCACGGCGTGCCGTCGCACCCCCGGGCACTGGCCGAACACGCCTGGATCGACCTGCTCGGCCACAGCCGCCGGGGGCTATGGCTCCATCACGCCGCGCAGGGCAGCGTGCACTTTCGCCCGCCGCGCTCGCGGCTGGACGTCGATCTCACGCTGCTGCATGTCGACGCCATCGCCCGCGGGCGGGGCATCGGCCTGCTGCCCCACTGGCTGGTCGAGCAGCGCGAGGCCCACCACCCCGGCGAGCTGGTGCCCTGCCTGCCCGAGTGGCAGGCGGCGCCGCTGCCGGTCTCCCTGCTCTCGGCCTACGGCCACCAGCCGCGGCGGGTCGCCGCCCTGCTCGATACCCTGCGCCGCGCGGCGCCCGCGGCCTGGCGCGCGCCGACGACGGCGGCCTGA
- a CDS encoding PQQ-dependent sugar dehydrogenase: MPRFRPSLAAVLRLAGAWITGLALTGPALAAEVIAESLVTEHQALRLERIASGLEHPWAVAELPGGGWLVTERPGRLVRLAPNGRMTRLAGVPDVAAGRQGGLLDVVLHPGFGKGTGQDWVYLTGSRAGPDGYATALSRGRLEGDALVDLETLFVQNRFAPTRHHFGSRLAWRPDGTLLMSIGERGRPPRAQDGGDHTGSVVRLTEDGGVPADNPFVDDAAVLDEIFTLGHRNPQGLTVTADGTAWSTEHGPRTGDELNRLVAGENYGWPEVSRGNDYVTNQPIGRDSAPGMRDPVHVFAGRFAPSGLAEVTGDAFPAWRGDLLAGGLRSERLVRLALAGDHVVEREVILEGEIGRIRDVRLAADGSLLLLSDSADGGLFRLRPEPDE, from the coding sequence ATGCCGCGCTTTCGCCCCTCGCTTGCCGCCGTCCTGCGCCTCGCGGGCGCCTGGATCACCGGACTCGCCCTCACCGGGCCGGCGCTCGCCGCGGAGGTGATCGCCGAGAGCCTGGTGACCGAGCACCAGGCGCTGCGCCTGGAGCGCATCGCCTCGGGGCTCGAGCACCCCTGGGCGGTGGCGGAGCTGCCGGGCGGCGGCTGGCTCGTCACCGAGCGCCCGGGGCGGCTCGTGCGCCTCGCCCCGAACGGCCGCATGACGCGGCTCGCCGGGGTGCCCGACGTCGCCGCCGGACGCCAGGGCGGGCTCTTGGATGTCGTCCTGCACCCGGGCTTTGGCAAAGGGACCGGCCAGGACTGGGTCTATCTCACCGGGAGCCGGGCGGGGCCCGACGGCTATGCCACCGCCCTCTCCCGCGGGCGCCTCGAGGGCGATGCCCTGGTCGACCTGGAGACGCTCTTCGTCCAGAACCGCTTCGCGCCGACCCGTCACCACTTCGGCTCGCGGCTGGCCTGGCGCCCGGACGGCACCCTGCTGATGAGCATCGGCGAGCGCGGCCGCCCGCCACGCGCCCAGGACGGCGGCGATCACACCGGCAGCGTCGTGCGCCTCACCGAGGACGGCGGCGTGCCGGCGGACAACCCCTTCGTCGACGATGCGGCGGTGCTCGACGAGATCTTCACCCTGGGCCACCGCAACCCCCAGGGGCTGACCGTGACGGCGGACGGCACCGCCTGGAGCACCGAGCATGGCCCACGCACCGGCGACGAGCTCAACCGCCTGGTGGCGGGCGAGAACTACGGCTGGCCCGAGGTCAGCCGCGGCAACGACTACGTGACCAACCAGCCCATCGGACGCGACAGCGCGCCGGGCATGCGCGACCCCGTTCACGTCTTCGCCGGCCGCTTCGCCCCCTCGGGACTGGCCGAGGTCACGGGCGATGCCTTCCCCGCCTGGCGCGGCGACCTGCTGGCCGGGGGGCTGCGCAGCGAACGCCTGGTGCGCCTCGCGCTGGCGGGCGATCACGTGGTCGAGCGCGAGGTGATCCTGGAGGGCGAGATCGGCCGCATCCGCGATGTCCGGCTGGCCGCCGACGGCAGCCTGTTGCTGCTGAGCGACAGCGCCGACGGCGGCCTCTTCCGGCTGCGGCCGGAACCCGACGAGTGA
- a CDS encoding PRC-barrel domain-containing protein yields the protein MIHGKPLNRAIHRATLGALLAGGLAVSGAASAAPQGLYSTDELLDADVYATGSSAQVGEVEDILLDNDMTVRALVIDTGSLLDLKGNQQFVIEAGKFTVETQNGHDLEAIEYRVNVDLNEAQLAEQPAYTNDWWQDARQGAQQAWERTKEGAASAWESTQEGASRALDRIGKALENVGEKTQDAANQ from the coding sequence ATGATCCATGGAAAGCCCCTGAACCGCGCCATCCATCGCGCCACCCTGGGCGCCCTGCTGGCCGGCGGCCTGGCCGTCTCCGGCGCCGCCTCGGCCGCTCCCCAGGGCCTCTACTCCACCGATGAGCTGCTCGATGCCGACGTCTACGCCACCGGCAGCAGCGCCCAGGTCGGCGAGGTCGAGGATATCCTGCTCGACAACGACATGACGGTGCGGGCCCTGGTCATCGACACCGGCAGTCTGCTGGACCTCAAGGGGAACCAGCAGTTCGTCATCGAGGCCGGCAAGTTCACCGTCGAGACCCAGAACGGACACGACCTCGAGGCGATCGAGTACCGGGTGAACGTCGACCTGAACGAGGCGCAGCTCGCCGAGCAGCCGGCCTACACCAACGACTGGTGGCAGGACGCCCGCCAGGGCGCCCAGCAGGCCTGGGAGCGGACCAAGGAGGGCGCCGCCAGCGCCTGGGAAAGCACCCAGGAAGGCGCCTCGCGCGCCCTGGATCGCATCGGCAAGGCGCTGGAGAACGTCGGCGAGAAGACCCAGGACGCCGCCAACCAGTAG
- a CDS encoding TonB-dependent receptor — MSSLAPHALSRAVALAAATTALPALAEESAHLDDIVVTAAGFEQAMSEAPASISVISREELEQKRVTSLADALRGVEGVDVGGQVGKTGGRNIRIRGLPSDYTLILIDGRRQNTAGSVTPNGFSETATSFFPPVSSIERIEVIRGPMSTLYGSDAMGGVINIITRRVGREWSGTVEAETTLNEHDAYGDSRATSLYASGPLVEDTLGLQVRGRLFERDASRLTYTEADGTEVPVSQRGPSPVEGDVYSLGGRLSLTPTEDHDLWLDAEASRQAYTNDDCQLGTLDGRTRSCEPDPGQAKGYADELRFEREQLAIGHTGRFAAGTLESSLMRNTTETVGRTIPGAVGVPYAAFPEIVGGDARELETTHTVLDSKFVMPLGDHVTTVGGQWMDAELTDGLATEAFTQTTWALFAEDEWWLADDWALTLGGRYDHHDAFGSQFSPRGYLVWSATPQWTLKGGVSRGYKTPTLNALHAGINGVTGQGTVLTIGNPDLEPETSTSSELSAQFDDGDGFMASATLFHTRFDDKIAAGPDIAVSGDPRIPDGVYAQEINVDEAETRGLELSTRLRLAPAWHLNANYTYTDSEQKSGDEAGEPLTDTPEHAVNATLRWQASERLSTWLSGEYRSERYRARERVRGAPSFADLGDFEAYALFHLGGSYALPNGVTLSATVYNLLDKDFVDYRAYDNGNEYGNAYANSEEGRRLWLSARYAF, encoded by the coding sequence ATGTCCTCTCTCGCCCCCCACGCCCTGTCCCGCGCCGTGGCACTGGCCGCCGCCACCACCGCCCTGCCGGCCCTGGCCGAGGAGAGCGCCCACCTCGACGACATCGTGGTCACCGCCGCCGGCTTCGAGCAGGCCATGAGCGAGGCGCCGGCCAGCATCTCGGTGATCTCCCGCGAGGAGCTGGAACAGAAGCGCGTGACGAGCCTCGCCGACGCGCTGCGCGGGGTGGAGGGGGTCGACGTGGGCGGCCAGGTCGGCAAGACCGGCGGTCGCAACATCCGCATTCGCGGCCTGCCCAGCGACTACACCCTGATACTGATCGACGGCCGTCGCCAGAACACCGCCGGCAGCGTCACCCCCAACGGCTTCAGCGAGACGGCCACCAGCTTCTTTCCGCCGGTGTCGAGCATCGAGCGCATCGAGGTCATCCGCGGGCCGATGTCGACCCTCTACGGCTCCGACGCCATGGGCGGCGTGATCAACATCATCACCCGACGGGTCGGCCGCGAATGGAGCGGCACGGTCGAGGCGGAGACCACGCTCAACGAGCATGACGCCTACGGCGACAGCCGCGCCACCAGCCTCTATGCCAGCGGTCCGCTGGTCGAGGACACCCTGGGCCTGCAGGTCCGCGGGCGCCTCTTCGAGCGTGACGCCTCACGCCTGACCTACACGGAGGCGGATGGCACCGAGGTGCCGGTCAGCCAGCGCGGCCCGAGCCCGGTGGAGGGGGACGTCTACAGCCTGGGCGGCCGACTCAGCCTGACCCCGACCGAGGATCACGACCTGTGGCTCGACGCCGAGGCCAGCCGCCAGGCGTACACCAACGACGACTGCCAGCTCGGCACCCTGGATGGCCGCACCCGGAGCTGCGAGCCCGATCCCGGCCAGGCCAAGGGCTACGCCGACGAGCTGCGCTTCGAGCGCGAGCAGCTGGCCATCGGCCATACCGGACGCTTCGCCGCCGGCACCCTGGAATCGAGCCTGATGCGCAACACCACCGAGACCGTGGGGCGCACCATCCCCGGCGCCGTCGGCGTGCCCTACGCGGCCTTCCCGGAGATCGTCGGCGGCGACGCCCGCGAGCTCGAGACCACCCACACCGTGCTCGACAGCAAGTTCGTGATGCCGCTGGGCGATCACGTCACCACCGTCGGCGGCCAGTGGATGGACGCCGAACTGACCGACGGCCTGGCCACCGAGGCGTTCACGCAGACCACCTGGGCGCTGTTCGCCGAGGACGAATGGTGGCTCGCCGACGACTGGGCGCTGACCCTGGGCGGGCGCTACGATCATCACGATGCCTTCGGCAGCCAGTTCAGCCCCCGCGGCTACCTGGTGTGGAGCGCCACACCCCAGTGGACGCTCAAGGGCGGCGTCAGCCGCGGCTACAAGACGCCCACCCTCAACGCCCTGCACGCCGGCATCAATGGCGTGACCGGCCAGGGCACGGTGCTGACCATCGGCAACCCCGACCTCGAGCCGGAGACCAGCACCAGCAGCGAGCTCTCCGCCCAGTTCGACGACGGCGACGGCTTCATGGCCAGCGCCACCCTCTTCCATACCCGCTTCGACGACAAGATCGCCGCCGGGCCGGACATCGCCGTCAGCGGCGACCCGCGGATCCCGGACGGGGTCTATGCCCAGGAGATCAACGTCGACGAGGCCGAGACCCGGGGCCTCGAGCTCTCGACCCGCCTGCGGCTCGCCCCGGCCTGGCACCTGAACGCCAACTACACCTACACCGACAGCGAGCAGAAGAGCGGCGACGAGGCGGGCGAGCCGCTGACCGACACGCCGGAACACGCCGTCAATGCCACCCTGCGCTGGCAGGCCAGTGAGCGACTCAGCACCTGGCTCTCCGGCGAGTATCGCAGCGAGCGCTACCGCGCCCGCGAGCGGGTTCGCGGTGCCCCCTCCTTCGCCGACCTGGGCGACTTCGAGGCCTACGCGCTCTTCCACCTGGGCGGCAGCTATGCGCTGCCGAACGGCGTGACCCTCAGCGCCACCGTCTACAACCTGCTCGACAAGGACTTCGTCGACTACCGCGCCTACGACAATGGCAACGAGTACGGCAACGCCTACGCCAACAGCGAGGAGGGGCGCCGGCTGTGGCTCTCCGCCCGCTACGCGTTCTGA